A genome region from Coffea arabica cultivar ET-39 chromosome 7e, Coffea Arabica ET-39 HiFi, whole genome shotgun sequence includes the following:
- the LOC113701669 gene encoding G-type lectin S-receptor-like serine/threonine-protein kinase LECRK3 — MAVFLLFLLSSVSCLATALAQQSHLNISLGSSLTPTGNSSSWSSHSGLFAFGFYQQGNGYAVGIYLVGIPEKTVIWTANRLSPVFPSNVSLVLSSDGRLILQHTQGQDIVIADPSESISSASMLDSGNFVLYNSDKKIVWQSFEDPTNTLLPGQQLATGHELYSSVSETDDSTGIFRIKMQDDGNLVQYPVRTPDTSEYAYYATHTVGNGVTLNLDGDGHLYLINSSLTILSNLTKGGYPQDGRVYMAKIDVDGIFRLYSYSSNQGNRSILWESVEDKCAPKGLCGPNGFCTMMDNVAECRCPPGFDFVNPGNWSSGCERNFTAESCKSNSITNVKYEIRSLANTVWEDNTFATMETSTQEDCEKQCLDDCNCEAAFYKDGECRKQRLPLTYGKRTSDSNVALVKVGTLASISESVIPSSPPKSIKKEIRVDILVIGISLAVFGVVISVIAGVYVHRNQVRAYKKITQNGNVEFVEDAAPKAFTFAELEVATNDFREELGRGAFGAVYKGVLPNSGKVVAVKKLEKVLVEGEKEFQNEIRVIGRTHHRNLIQLLGYCLDGNKRLLVYKYMSNGSLADILFKRENHPWWDERIRIASDVARGILYLHEECETQIIHCDIKPQNILMDDSRCAKISDFGLAKPLDHDRTRTYTAVRGTRGYVAPEWHRNLPVTVKADVYSYGIVLLEIICCRKNVDSRFPEEQSILEVWAYDCFVDGELHKLVGEEQVVDMTKLERMIRIALWCIQNEPTLRPSMKKVVLMLEGTADVPVPPSPDSFFSAM, encoded by the coding sequence ATGGCTGTATTCTTACTCTTCCTTTTATCATCTGTATCCTGTTTAGCTACAGCATTAGCTCAACAAAGCCATCTAAATATAAGCCTTGGTTCTTCTCTAACACCTACAGGCAACTCATCATCATGGTCGTCGCATTCAGGTCTATTTGCCTTTGGTTTTTACCAGCAAGGCAATGGCTATGCTGTTGGGATATATCTTGTGGGAATCCCTGAAAAAACTGTAATATGGACAGCCAACAGGCTCAGCCCTGTTTTTCCAAGCAATGTTTCACTGGTGTTATCAAGCGATGGAAGGCTGATTTTGCAGCACACACAGGGCCAGGACATCGTTATTGCTGATCCTTCTGAAAGCATTTCTTCGGCTTCGATGTTGGATTCAGGAAACTTTGTCCTGTACAATTCTGATAAGAAAATTGTATGGCAGAGTTTTGAGGATCCGACGAACACTTTGTTACCTGGTCAGCAGCTGGCAACTGGTCACGAGCTGTATTCTAGTGTTTCAGAAACTGATGATTCGACGGGGATTTTTCGGATAAAGATGCAGGATGATGGAAACCTGGTGCAGTATCCTGTGAGAACGCCAGACACATCCGAATACGCCTACTATGCAACTCACACAGTTGGAAATGGTGTCACTCTGAATCTGGATGGTGATGGTCATCTCTACTTGATCAATTCAAGCTTAACTATATTGTCTAATCTAACCAAAGGAGGATATCCTCAAGATGGAAGAGTATATATGGCAAAAATTGATGTGGATGGCATATTTCGATTGTATTCATACTCTTCAAATCAAGGCAACAGGTCCATCTTGTGGGAATCTGTGGAGGATAAATGTGCTCCTAAAGGCCTATGTGGGCCTAATGGTTTCTGTACCATGATGGATAATGTTGCTGAATGCAGATGTCCTCCTGGATTTGACTTTGTAAATCCAGGAAATTGGAGTTCAGGCTGTGAGAGAAATTTTACTGCAGAAAGTTGTAAATCTAATAGTATTACCAATGTCAAGTACGAGATTAGATCATTGGCAAATACGGTATGGGAAGATAATACATTTGCTACAATGGAAACAAGCACACAAGAAGACTGTGAAAAGCAGTGCCTTGATGATTGCAACTGTGAAGCAGCATTTTATAAAGATGGAGAATGTAGAAAACAAAGGCTCCCATTGACATATGGGAAAAGGACAAGTGACTCGAATGTCGCTCTGGTCAAGGTGGGTACACTTGCATCCATCAGTGAAAGTGTAATTCCCAGTAGTCCTCCAAAAAGCATCAAAAAAGAAATTCGTGTGGATATCCTAGTTATTGGGATTTCACTCGCTGTTTTTGGAGTCGTGATCTCTGTAATTGCAGGGGTTTATGTTCACAGAAATCAGGTGCGGGCCTATAAGAAAATAACGCAAAATGGAAATGTGGAATTTGTGGAGGATGCGGCTCCAAAAGCCTTCACCTTTGCTGAACTGGAGGTAGCAACAAATGATTTCAGAGAAGAATTGGGCAGAGGAGCATTTGGTGCTGTATACAAAGGGGTTTTGCCAAATTCAGGGAAAGTAGTTGCTGTGAAAAAACTAGAGAAAGTATTAGTAGAAGGGGAAAAGGAGTTTCAAAATGAAATCAGAGTAATCGGGAGAACACACCACCGCAATCTTATCCAGCTGCTTGGCTACTGCCTTGATGGAAATAAAAGGCTTCTGGTGTATAAATATATGAGTAATGGGTCATTGGCGGATATTCTCTTCAAGCGAGAAAATCATCCTTGGTGGGATGAAAGAATCAGAATTGCTTCTGACGTTGCAAGAGGAATTCTTTATTTACATGAAGAGTGTGAGACACAGATCATCCACTGTGACATCAAACCTCAAAATATACTAATGGACGACAGCAGGTGCGCGAAGATATCGGACTTTGGATTGGCAAAGCCATTAGATCATGACAGGACAAGAACTTATACTGCGGTAAGAGGAACAAGAGGTTATGTTGCACCAGAATGGCATCGTAATTTGCCAGTGACAGTTAAAGCAGATGTTTACAGCTATGGAATAGTGCTGCTAGAGATCATATGCTGTCGAAAGAATGTAGACTCTAGGTTTCCTGAGGAACAATCCATTCTTGAAGTGTGGGCTTATGATTGTTTCGTGGATGGTGAACTCCATAAACTAGTGGGGGAGGAACAGGTAGTTGACATGACAAAGCTAGAAAGAATGATCAGAATTGCTTTGTGGTGCATCCAGAATGAGCCGACGCTCCGACCATCCATGAAGAAAGTTGTTCTTATGCTAGAAGGGACTGCTGATGTTCCGGTTCCTCCCAGTCCAGATTCTTTTTTCAGTGCTATGTAA
- the LOC113701630 gene encoding translocase of chloroplast 159, chloroplastic-like — MDSKEVAAASSPVSGSSPNNNTGFEIDIDTAPKVGSNLNTDIHGSGSNGKVNFSSASDDEGFVSGEEDFDMASEKPFVAGPDEKEKSDGLAGENSDGPFAASSDVSVPIDDNRAASEVLVGDNVENVDKVGELEDGKDVEGGEGEPVKESQAVGVGDSLSDNLDESVVEGLEGKPEAPPVFAGDSVLNLDGSGGDSQGGTIESFGERNGTSAGEKEESKQLELLVNASEREEPEQASLVTNACEVANHDKSDSAAVDTSTVKNGPQPMEEKNVEGIPETGMEQLAVSEAKENGTVSSSGDAGELLGGDQIQAGKSVDEGTYVSIQDDGLEKSETGISHWPEHDKPKSIHDATEIVEAEDEAKIQMGEEAGLEGSISDGDNDGMIFGSSEAAKQFIEELERGSGGNSFSGADTSLDQPQRVDGQIVTDSDDEVDTDEEGENKELFDSAALAALLKAATGSDSDGGSITITSQDGSRLFSVERPAGLGSSLRSLRPTPRPNRPNIFTPSTFSNSGDSESNLTDEEKKKLERLQQIQVKFLRLLHRLGLSTDESVAAQVIYRLTLAAGRQSGQLFSTEAAKAMALQLEAEENDNLDFSLNILVLGKSGVGKSATLNSIFGEEKAQIDAFQPATTTVKEISGFVDGVKLRVFDTPGLKCSAMEQSFNRSILSSVKKLTKKNPPDIVLYVDRLDAQTRDLNDLPLLRTISGSLGSSTWRSAIVTLTHAASAPPDGPSGSPMSYEAFVTQRSHVVQHSIGQAVGDLRLMSPSLMNPVSLVENHPSCRRNREGQKVLPNGQTWRPQLLLLCYSMKILSEAGSLSKPQDPFDHRKIFGFRVRSPPLPYMLSSMLQSRAHPKLSTEQGGEIGDSDIDLDDLSDIDNDDEDEYDQLPPFRPLRKAQIAKLSKEQRKAYFDEYDYRVKLLQKKQWKEELKRMKEMKTKGKDAEIVNGFTEEDADSAAAAPVAVPLPDMVLPPSFDGDNPAYRYRFLEPTSQFLARPVLDTHSWDHDCGYDGVNVENSLAILNRFPAAVTVQVTKDKKDFSISLDSSIAAKHGENVSSMAGFDIQSIGKQLAYVVRGETKFKNLKKNRTAGGVSITFLGENVVPGIKIEDQITLGKQYALVGSAGVVRAQQDTAYGANFELQRREQDFPIGQVQSTFSMSVIKWRGDLALGFNSLAQFSVGRGSKVAVRAGINNKLSGQVTVRASSSEHLSLALAAVIPTVISIYKKLCPGVGEKHLMY, encoded by the coding sequence ATGGACTCGAAGGAAGTGGCTGCTGCGTCTTCTCCGGTCTCAGGTTCTTCTCCTAATAATAATACTGGTTTTGAAATTGATATTGATACTGCTCCTAAGGTTGGTAGTAATTTGAATACTGATATTCATGGTAGTGGTAGCAATGGTAAAGTTAATTTTAGTAGTGCTTCTGATGATGAGGGGTTTGTGAGTGGTGAGGAGGATTTTGATATGGCTTCGGAGAAGCCATTTGTGGCCGGCcctgatgaaaaagaaaaatccgaCGGCCTTGCGGGGGAGAATTCTGACGGCCCTTTTGCGGCTTCGTCGGATGTATCTGTCCCAATCGATGATAATAGGGCTGCTTCTGAGGTTTTAGTTGGTGATAATGTCGAAAATGTTGATAAAGTTGGGGAATTAGAGGATGGGAAGGATGTTGAAGGAGGTGAGGGCGAGCCGGTGAAAGAATCTCAAGCTGTTGGTGTAGGGGATAGTCTTTCTGATAATTTGGATGAAAGTGTTGTCGAGGGCTTGGAGGGGAAGCCTGAAGCTCCTCCTGTCTTTGCTGGGGATTCGGTCTTGAATTTGGATGGGAGTGGTGGTGATAGTCAAGGGGGCACGATAGAGAGTTTTGGGGAAAGGAATGGAACTAGTGCCGGTGAAAAGGAGGAATCAAAACAACTGGAACTATTAGTGAATGCCAGTGAAAGAGAGGAACCAGAACAAGCGTCACTTGTGACCAATGCCTGTGAAGTTGCAAATCATGATAAGTCAGATAGTGCAGCGGTTGATACCTCCACCGTCAAAAATGGTCCTCAACCAATGGAAGAGAAGAATGTTGAAGGGATTCCTGAGACTGGAATGGAGCAATTGGCTGTATCAGAAGCTAAAGAAAATGGCACTGTGTCGAGCAGTGGTGATGCTGGGGAATTACTAGGTGGAGATCAAATTCAGGCTGGCAAATCTGTTGACGAAGGAACATACGTCAGCATTCAGGATGATGGATTGGAAAAAAGTGAGACTGGCATTTCTCATTGGCCTGAGCATGATaaaccaaaatcaattcatGATGCTACAGAAATAGTAGAAGCAGAAGATGAAGCTAAGATTCAGATGGGGGAAGAAGCTGGCCTTGAAGGCTCAATTTCAGATGGGGATAATGATGGTATGATATTTGGAAGCTCTGAAGCAGCTAAACAGTTCATTGAGGAGTTGGAGCGGGGATCAGGTGGTAATTCATTTTCAGGTGCTGATACTTCTCTGGATCAGCCACAGAGAGTTGATGGCCAAATTGTCACAGACTCTGATGATGAAGTGGACACTGATGAAGAAGGAGAAAACAAAGAATTATTTGATTCTGCTGCCTTAGCTGCCCTCTTGAAAGCTGCGACTGGTTCTGACTCAGATGGGGGAAGTATCACAATAACCTCTCAAGATGGATCTAGGCTGTTTTCGGTAGAGCGCCCTGCAGGTCTGGGATCTTCATTGCGGTCCTTGAGACCTACTCCCCGACCAAACCGCCCCAACATCTTTACTCCGTCCACTTTTTCAAACAGTGGAGATTCTGAGAGCAACTTGACCGATGAGGAGAAGAAGAAGTTGGAGAGGTTACAGCAGATCCAAGTGAAATTTTTGAGGCTTCTGCACAGGCTAGGGCTTTCAACTGATGAATCAGTAGCAGCACAGGTTATCTACAGATTAACTCTTGCTGCAGGAAGGCAAAGTGGTCAACTGTTTAGCACTGAAGCTGCCAAAGCAATGGCGCTGCAGCTTGAAGCAGAGGAGAATGATAATTTGGACTTCTCCTTGAACATACTGGTTCTTGGCAAATCTGGAGTGGGAAAAAGTGCTACGCTAAACTCAATTTTTGGGGAAGAGAAGGCTCAGATTGACGCATTTCAGCCTGCCACAACTACTGTGAAAGAAATATCTGGATTTGTGGATGGAGTGAAGCTTCGGGTTTTTGATACACCTGGCCTCAAATGCTCAGCGATGGAACAGTCTTTCAACCGCAGTATCTTGTCCTCAGTGAAgaaattgaccaagaaaaatccACCAGACATTGTCCTTTATGTGGACAGGCTGGACGCTCAAACTAGAGACCTCAATGATCTGCCACTACTGAGGACCATATCTGGCTCTCTTGGATCCTCAACCTGGCGAAGTGCTATAGTGACCCTCACGCATGCTGCGTCTGCACCTCCAGATGGACCATCTGGTTCCCCTATGAGTTATGAGGCCTTTGTTACTCAAAGATCTCATGTTGTTCAGCACTCTATTGGGCAAGCTGTAGGTGATCTCCGCTTGATGAGTCCAAGCCTTATGAATCCTGTTTCACTTGTGGAAAACCATCCTTCATGTCGGAGGAACAGGGAAGGCCAGAAGGTGCTACCTAACGGCCAAACTTGGAGACCTCAGTTGTTGTTGTTATGCTATTCAATGAAGATTTTGTCAGAAGCAGGTTCCCTCTCGAAGCCTCAAGATCCATTTGACCACCGCAAGATCTTTGGATTCCGGGTTCGCTCACCGCCTCTTCCATATATGTTGTCTTCAATGTTGCAGTCCCGTGCACACCCAAAGCTTTCTACTGAGCAGGGTGGGGAGATTGGTGATTCTGATATCGACCTGGATGATTTGTCAGACATAGacaatgatgatgaagatgagtaTGATCAGCTTCCTCCTTTCAGGCCTCTTAGGAAAGCTCAAATTGCAAAGCTCAGCAAAGAGCAGAGGAAGGCCTACTTTGACGAGTATGACTACCGGGTGAAGCTCCTTCAGAAAAAACAATGGAAAGAGGAACTGAAGAGAATGAAAGAGatgaaaacaaagggaaaggatGCTGAGATTGTCAATGGTTTCACGGAAGAAGATGCAGATTCAGCAGCCGCAGCTCCCGTGGCAGTTCCATTACCTGACATGGTGCTGCCTCCTTCTTTCGATGGTGATAATCCTGCCTACAGATACCGATTCTTAGAGCCAACTTCACAGTTTCTAGCCAGGCCTGTTCTGGATACCCATAGCTGGGACCATGATTGCGGGTATGATGGTGTCAATGTTGAAAACAGTTTGGCTATTCTGAATCGCTTTCCAGCAGCTGTCACTGTTCAAGTCACAAAAGATAAGAAAGATTTCAGCATTAGTTTGGACTCCTCTATTGCTGCTAAGCATGGGGAGAATGTGTCAAGCATGGCAGGATTTGATATCCAAAGTATTGGAAAGCAGCTTGCATATGTTGTCCGTGGTGAAAccaaattcaaaaatttgaagaagaacAGGACCGCTGGTGGGGTATCTATAACGTTCTTGGGGGAGAACGTGGTCCCTGGGATCAAGATTGAAGACCAGATTACTTTGGGCAAGCAGTATGCCTTGGTAGGCAGCGCTGGGGTTGTTAGAGCTCAGCAGGACACTGCTTATGGAGCCAACTTTGAGTTGCAGCGCAGGGAGCAGGATTTTCCTATTGGCCAGGTCCAATCCACATTCAGCATGTCAGTGATCAAATGGAGGGGGGACTTGGCTCTAGGTTTCAACAGTCTAGCTCAGTTCTCTGTCGGGCGTGGTTCAAAAGTTGCTGTGCGTGCAGGAATAAATAATAAGCTTAGTGGACAGGTTACAGTGAGGGCAAGCAGTTCAGAACATCTCTCTCTTGCACTCGCAGCTGTCATCCCGACTGTAATTTCCATCTACAAGAAACTGTGTCCTGGTGTTGGCGAGAAGCACTTGATGTATTAG